The Lacerta agilis isolate rLacAgi1 chromosome 5, rLacAgi1.pri, whole genome shotgun sequence genome has a segment encoding these proteins:
- the FAM241B gene encoding protein FAM241B → MVRILANGDIVQDDDPRVRQSTQNRGNSSRPGFSNMNAGPAPQQHYRQQQQQPQDGARPGERSLLSDINQQLVNMGFLTWNLGNQVVEPVMSILLLLLLMMVGVRGLLLVGLIYVVSHLSQR, encoded by the exons ATGGTGCGGATTTTGGCCAACGGCGACATCGTACAAGACGATGACCCTCGAGTGCGGCAGAGCACTCAGAACAGGGGAAACTCTTCTCGACCG GGTTTTTCCAACATGAACGCAGGCCCTGCTCCACAACAACACTAccgccaacagcagcagcagcctcaggaTGGAGCAAGGCCAGGGGAGCGCTCTCTGCTTTCAGACATCAATCAACAGTTGGTGAACATGGGATTCCTCACATGGAACCTTGGAAACCAGGTGGTGGAGCCAGTCATGTccatcctgctgctgctccttctcatGATGGTCGGCGTGCGTGGCCTACTCTTGGTGGGCCTCATCTACGTTGTCTCTCACTTAAGCCAGCGATGA